The sequence AGGGCCCCGCAACCTTCACCTCGGCATCAACAAGTACTTCGGCTGCATCCAACACTTCCTCCAGAACCACACCTACAGCCCCTGCGCCTGGGACCACGTCCGCCTCGAGGCTCACGCCTGCTTCCAGCGCATCCACCGCCTCACCCGCGCCATGCGCTAAGAGGAGCCCCACACGCGCACCTCTGCCCTCACGCCtcctatttatctatttattcaactatttattgaaaacaaataaacttcACCTTTTCTACAAACCTTAACAGTGGCTCTTGTCTCACCAGTACAGAACCTCCCAAGGGGGCAGCCCACCTCCACACACAACCACCGCACCGAGCCCCACACAAGGACTCAAACACGGGGccatctccccttccctccctccctcatgGCAGCTCGGGCTGGcacggggtggggtgggagcagaAGGCTGCTCCAGCATGCGGGGGCCAGCCCCAAATCCTCTTCCCCAGGGCCTCCACAACTGCTCCACGCTCAGGCAGCACCAAAGAAAAAGACGTGCCACCTCGCTCGGCGTTCAGCTGCATGCTCTGCAGATGGGGCACAGCACCCTCCTGCACACCGTGTCCCCGTGCTGCTTGCTGCATCACTCGGACCTGCGGGTCGCTCACTCAAGAGCCAGACGACAGACACAAATACTTCGTATTCTCTTCACTTCAGATACCTTTCCAGGGGCCGCAGATTTGGACAACagctcccttcctcctgctctttgAACAACAACGACGAGCCATAGGGCAAAATGTGCAAGGTCCTGCCACGGACCTCCCACATCAGCCATGGCACATACAGACCCCCCTCCCACATCAGCCATGGCACATACAGACCCCCCTCCCACATCAGCCATGGCACATACAGACCCCCCTCCCACATCAGCCATGGCACATACAGACCCCCCTCCCACATCAGCCATGGCACATACAGACCCCCCTCCCACAGCCATGGCACATACAGACCCCCCTCCCACAGCCATGGCACATACAGACCCCCCTCCCACATCAGCCATGGCACATACAGACCCCCCTCCCACATCAGCCATGGCACATACAGACCCCCCTCCCACATCAGCCATGGCACATACAGACCCCCCTCCCACAGCCATGGCACATACAGACCCCCCTCCCACAGCCATGGCACATACAGACCCCCCTCCCACAGCCATGGCACATACAGACCCCCCTCCCACAGCCATGGCACATACAGACCTGCTAGTGACCTTCCCGTAACTAGGGGGAACCTAAGAgaaaggtggggagggactCACTCTGTGACGGTGGAGGGAGAGGACACCAGATAATGGCTTTCCACTAAAAGAGGGTACATTTACGTTACACTTTCCAAAGAAATCCTTTACTATAACGCTGCTGAGGCACCGGCACACGCTGCCCAAAGAAGCTGGGAATGCCCcgtccctggcagtgctcaagTCCAGGCTGCATGGCGTTTTCGGCACCAGGTCTGGAGGGAGGTGCCCCAGACCATGGCAGTGGGTTGGGACCGGGtgacctttaaggtcctttcTAACCCCAACCATCCAAAAATTCTAGGATCTCAGGAAGCCTCCTCCTTCACCTCTTCCCACGTGAGAGAAATAACAAAGGGAACAGGGCTCAGGTCATCCCAGAAACAACACCCTTGCCATACAAACAGCTGATGGGCACTATACCTTCTCTCCACGTGCCACGGCTCacaaggaacagaaagcaacaaCCACAAGACTTGGTGCCTGAGGCCATGCGAATGGCAACACACACCCAACTcgcaaaaagaaaaacccccCTTCTTCCTTTTGCCCAAAGCAAACACCTGTCCTAAATGCTCACAGCAGCTTCAAACGCTTAAGCCTCTAGGAGCTCCTCATACAGAGACATTCAGGGACCGAGGACCTACACCCACACCCATCTCCTCTCAAACAACCACCACGAAGCAATGGGGACACCAGACACCTCCCTAAGGCTCCTTCGAAGAACATCGCTTCGCAATCCTTGGAAAACacaaatagaatcatagaatcatagaatatcctgagttggaagggacccttaaggatcatcaagtccaactcttgataccgcacaggtctacccaaaagttcagatccaatctcttcttaaattcagacaggctcggtgcagtgaccacttccctggggagcctgttccagtgtgcaaccaccctctctgtgaagaaccccctcctgatgtcgagcctaaatttcccctgcctcagcttaaccccgttcccgcgggtcctgtcactggtgttaatggagaaaaggtctcctgcctctcgacacccccttacgaggaagttgtagactgtgatgaggtctcccctcagcctcctcttctccaggctgaacaggcccagtgacctcagccgttcctcgtacgtcttcccctccaggcctttcaccatcttcgtagcccacctctggacactctccaacagtttcatgtcctttttatactgtggtgcccagaactgcacacagtactcgaggtgaggccgcaccagcgcagagtagagcgggacaatcacctcccttgacctactagcgatgccgtgcttgatgcaccccaggacacggttggccctcctggccgccagggcacactgctggctcatattcaacttgctgtctaccacgacccccagatccctctcttctaggctgctctccagcgtctcatcgcccagtctgtacgtgcagccagggtttccccgtcccaggtgcaggacccagcacttgctcttattgaacttcatgcggttgctgatcgcccagctctccaacctatccagatcaGAAACATCAACACATACAAGGGAAAACACACGCAACACATTAATAGTACAAAGACGACAACCTAACGCTACGGGATTGCATAGCGAAAGTGGACTTgggcagaaagagaaatttcaatGAAGCTACGACAAAAACATCCCCCTACAGGCCAAAATAGAaaccagaaatagaaaaaagaagcacatcTGCGGCACACCTTCCGCAGCACCTTCTCCCCACCACTTTCACATCCCCCGCCTCCCAATACCCCCAAAAAACACCAGCCAAAACACCAGCCAAGGACCTCCAGCACCCGCACCACGCTCAGGGCCACCCCAACAACGCACTTCCCCACACACCACAACCACAACCACCAAAACTGAAAACCACAGCCGGAAACTCTCACCAACCAGAAAGCGACgaagggaaagagagatgcCGCACCGCATAAAGCCCGACACACGGCAGCACCCCGAGCACTGCCACCACCCGCACCACCACCCAGCCCCAACAGGCTCCTGCCCAGCGCGACCCAACACCCACCATGCCTGGGCCCGCAGCCCCACCACCAACAGCCATCCACAGCGCCCTGgcgctcctgctcctcctcacgCCTCCCGCCGACgccttctcctgcagccccctgcgcCTCCACGACAGCGCCTTCCCCTGGgacagcctccagctcctccgcGACAtggctcccagccccacgcagccctgccCGCACCAACACGCGCCTTGCTCCTTCCCGGACACCCTCCTGGACACCAACGACACACAGCAAGCCGCACACGCcgccctccacctcctccagcacctcttcgacaccctcagcagccccagcacccccgcgCACTGGCTCCACACCGCACGCCACGACCTCCTcaaccagctccagcaccacaTCCACCACCTCGAGCGCTGCTTCCCAGCCGACGCCACGCGCTTCCACAGGCGAGGGCCCCGCAACCTTCACCTCGGCATCAACAAGTACTTCGGCTGCATCCAACACTTCCTCCAGAACCACACCTACAGCCCCTGCGCCTGGGACCACGTCCGCCTCGAGGCTCACGCCTGCTTCCAGCGCATCCACCGCCTCACCCGCGCCATGCGCTAAGAGGAGCCCCACACGCGCACCTCTGCCCTCACGCCTCCCTTCGCCCACCACACTGGGACGCTGACAAGAACTGACCAGAGCCCACagaccaccaccacccaccGCCTCCttatttaactatttatttCAACCAAGTTTGTCGTCTATTTATTAACTATTTatgcaaaggaaataaagacCTTTTGTAAGAACCTGACCAGTCCTAGAGCATCCCTCTCGCTGGCCTGAGGGCATCTGGATAATGCCCTCATCTCCAGCCTTACACTTCTGCTTAGCCCTCAAGTGCTCAGGCGCTTCCACTCAACCACCTCGGGACAACCCCACCAACCACACTCGTCTCCATCACCCCtctcccgtcccgtcccggggCACCTCTGCCAACAGCCCCTCTCTCTCTATCTCCCCACGCACACCCTCGCAGCTACCACCCCCACGCACCCAGcacctctctccttctctcagCCTCCATCAGCATGCACAGCTCGCTCTCGCTCCACTCCTCTCCTACCACCTCCACAGCTTCAGCGACCACAAACCCCTCCCTCCACCACACCGCTGATGACCTCGCCAGGCACACCGCTCCTCAGCCAACCAGCCCCTTCACAGCCCGCTGACCGCTCTCCCACCCACACGGCCCAGGATCAACGTGGCCTTCGCGCCTGACCACGCACACTGCACGCTCACGGGCATGACACACTCCCTGGTCACAGCCAACACAGCTGCACGAGAGGAATCTCCTCTTTGACTCAAGCTTCTCCTCTCAGGACAACGGTACCCTCCTACCTCACCAAGGGACACCACCCAACGTCATCTTTTTACACTGCAcggagaaatttaatgaaatataacaagggcaagtgtagagtcctgcatctgggcaagcACAACTCCAGACACCACGATGCCTTGGGGACCGTCCTGCTGGACAGCAGCAAAGGGGAAACGGACacgggggtcctggtggacagcacGATGACCAGGAGCCAGCTCTGTGCGCTCGTGGctaagaaggccaatggcatcctggggtggaTTACAAGGGCTGTGGTTATTACGTTAAGAcagcctctccttcccctctactctgccctgctGAGACCGCATCTGGAATATCGTCTCCAGTTCTCGGACCCTTACTTCACTAAGGACAcggaactgcttgagagagtcccgcacagagccacgaggatgaggaagggagtggagcatctcccttacgacgaacggctgagggagctgggtctctttagcttggagagcACGAGACTCAGGGGTCACCTCGATGTGTAAAGgatgagtgtcaggaggacggagaCAGGTTCTTCTCTCTGACATCTAAAgataggacaagaagcaatgcgTGCAAGCTGCAATACTCAGGTTACACCTCACGTTCTGTgtaaatatgagacaaaactgtttcacggtgagggtgagagaacactggaacaggctgacCACGGGAGTTGTGGAGTCCCCTTCTCTGGAGgcattcaaaacctgcctggatgcgtTCTTGTGCGACGTCATCTAAgtcttcctgctctggcagtGGGAACAGACTAGATGATTGgccaaggtcccttccaatccctcgtattttgtgattctgtgtgattctacCAAAGCTTTCGTACTTCCTCTCACAGTACCCTTCTGGACAAAACGGACAGCAAACAGCTCATCAACTACACAGCACGATGGGAAAACAACCACCAGACGAGGCGGCCTCAGCGGCTTACGCTAAACGGGGTTacagcaggctggcagccagtcactaaCGGCATGCCCTAGCCCACCATTTTAGGGACAGGGCTCTTTAATGCCTTCACAAAAAACCTGGATGAAGGACTCAAAGGCAGAACACGTCACTTAGCGAACACCGCTACGCTCGGAAGAGGCGCGGACTCCCGCAAGGACACAGAGCCCTTGCACGGAGCCCTTGGCAAACCAGAGGGCTGGGCACTCACCAACCACCTCACGCGCACCAACAGCAAGCGCTGCATTGGGCTGCACCggggacggggcaaccctgcCTTCACCTGCACACGGGAGGAACACAGGCCAGACAGCGGCCCCACAGAAACACATCTCAGAGTTTGGGTCAACACCAAGcgcaacatgagccagcagcatgccctggcagACAAAAGGGACAGCCGTATCCTGGGCGGCCTCAGGCCCAGCGAGGGAAGGG is a genomic window of Anser cygnoides isolate HZ-2024a breed goose chromosome Z, Taihu_goose_T2T_genome, whole genome shotgun sequence containing:
- the LOC106045178 gene encoding interferon, with protein sequence MPGPAAPPPTAIHSALALLLLLTPPADAFSCSPLRLHDSAFPWDSLQLLRDMAPSPTQPCPHQHAPCSFPDTLLDTNDTQQAAHAALHLLQHLFDTLSSPSTPAHWLHTARHDLLNQLQHHIHHLERCFPADATRFHRRGPRNLHLGINKYFGCIQHFLQNHTYSPCAWDHVRLEAHACFQRIHRLTRAMR